The segment CGCACTGTACAAAGGGGGGGCTCCGGTCAGAGAGTGGAGATAGTTTCCGAATCCTTGTGATACAAAGCTACTGGCAGCTAGCCAGGCCCCCCAGTAGGACCAACCGATTAACGTACCTACAAAGGGTCCCATCATCTCCCGAACGTATTCATAGGAACCGCCTGCTCTCGGATACCGTGAAGCCAGTTCGGCATAACACAACCCCAGTAACACTGTCAAAGTGGCAGCTAAAACAAAAGAAACTATAACGGCTGGACCCGCCTTACCAGCCGCTACCCCACTTAGCACAAAAATACCTGCACCAACCATCGCCCCGATCCCCAAGGAGGTTGCTTCTTTCCATCCCAACTCCCTGCTCAAGGACACGACAATCACCTCCTAACCTGTTATAAATCCGTAACTTCCCCTGGCTCCTTCACAAAATTCCATTTTTTCAAATCTACCATCCAATATTTTTTGGGTCGTATGACCCCATCTTTGTTGTACCCAGCCCGTCGTTCCCATTCGCCAATGTCGAATTGATCTGTGACTTCAAGAAACCGCAATCCTTTTACGCTTTTGTATCCGTATAGACCGAAGTCAAATAAACGCAAGGGGTACCCTTGTTCCAAAGGCAGAGGTTCCCCGTCGACGGTATGGATCAGCATGGCTCTCCTGGTAAGTGCATCACTTAAAGGAATGGTGGATTGATAAACACCTTTTTCCTTTGTTCCGATGCTGGTTTGCTTCAAGTAGTAGTTTTCAGGATTCGAGACCCCTGCCATTTCTATCACTGTAGACAGTAAAATCCCTTTCCATGTGCGGCGGATGCTCCAATTACAAACGCAAACCATACGCCGGCTTTCCTCGATCTGGGGGAGCCTTAAAATTTCGTTGAAAGACAAGTCCAGCTCTTGCTTCACTTTCCCGGATACAGTGAGGCGCCATGTTTGCAGATTGACAGAGGTCGGAGGTCCTTCTTGGTAATAACGCAGAGAAGAAGGTTTCTTATCTATATTGGGTGTTTTCAGAATCTTGTTCATGGTTTGATCCCCTCCAGATCGTTTATTACACATCGAAAACCGACCAAATTGTCCCGCATAGTCGGCGGGTAGTAATCTCGACTGGTGCACCGAAGAAAGTCCTCGTTGTGCAGACCGCAACCTCCCCTAACGATGTGGTCCTCGCTCTCTTTGGTGATATAAACGGGATCAATACCAGACGGATCCCATTTGTAATGGATGGAAGCATTGTCCAGGCACCATTCCGCCATGTTTCCAGACATATCCATGCATCCGAAAAAAGAGACGTTTTTTGGATGTGCAAACACGGAAGAGGCGCTACGGTTTAAATCAAATGGATCACAATCCACTGCATAATTGGCGAAATCAGGAGTAGGCTCCTCATTTCCCCATGGATACTTTCTTCCGTCTGTTCCTTTACAGGCATATTCCCACTGAGCTTCCGTAGGTAGAGTTTTACCTATATATCTGGCGTAGGCTAGTGCCTCCCACCAACTAACCCCGGTGACAGGCTGATCTTCTTGGTTGAAATGTTCGTCCTTCCAATAGTTTGGCTGTCGGAGTTCGGAAGTACGGAGGTAATCCCAGCCTTCTGATGTCCAAAAATCAGGATTTTCATACCCTCCGTCTTCCATAAACATCCGAAATTCTTTATTTGTAACCGGCGTTCGATCAATGGCGAAGGCTGACATTTTTACCTGCCGAATGGGCTGTTCATCTGGTGAGTGCTTACTCCCTCTCATAAACTCTCCAGCAGGGATCAAGATCATGCCCTTCAGCTGTTCTGCTAACTGTTTTTCCAACATTCTCCCCTCCCAGTTTTTCGATTATCGTAAAAGCCCCATGCTTCCAGTAAGCTTGTTCACTTTTTTCTTGTCTCCGTAGATGGCAATCCCTAAGTATTCGAGATCGTCCCGTAAGAATTGAGCGATTTTATGTGTATAGTCCTCATAGTTTTTCGTTGTTTGTGCAGCGTTGGAAAAATCGATTAACAGCAAATCAGGATAATCGGTGCTAATCGTGTCCCTTAACTCTTTGATTTTGACTTTATCTCCCTTCAAAATAGGAATGGGCATGGTGGTAATGCCTTCGTGGGAACTTCCGTCGGCATCGTATACCTCCGGACCGATGATTCCTTCCACTTTACTCCCCAAGGTCAATGCTAACACTGCCGTGGTATTGGCAATTAGACCCATAGGTAAATCCGAATCAACAACCATTACGCACTTGCTTTCCATTAAAAAACCCTCCTGTTTTTATACGGATTAACTTAAGTTTGGACTTCCTGGAACAAAAACAGACCACAACATCACAATGGGTCTTGTTCGTGATATAAACTCCAGATCGTACACTCTACATGCGTTTGCCGTAGTGACACACAAATCCGCTTCACCTTTGTGAACTTTGAAAGCCGCTTCACTAGTGGACTGAGTATGTATGATCTCGTATTTATTCGTAATGTCTGGTAAAAACCAGGGAATGAGGCTTGACGGAGCGTGATGGGTAGCGATTTTCAAGGGAAGATTGTCTGGACCAAGATTTCTGGAATTGGCCGCAACCCCATAAAGGGGTGTTTGGAATACAAAAGACAGTAAAAAGCGAACCTCCGTGGACATATAAAATTTGTCAATTCCCTGATAAGCGTTTGCTACTATGAGAAGATTGGAATGGCCACTTACCAGATCTTCAAAGGCTTCTTCATAGGTTGGAAATAATGTATACTCCCTCCACTTGTCGGATAACTGAGAAATCAGATATTGAGCAGCTGCTTCACTGCTGGTCCCCTTCGGTCCCAACGTTGCAATCTTGATTGTAGAAAAAATTTTTATATGTTGGATCAATATCTGCAATTGTTGTGTATAGACCGTTGAGAGATCCCATTCTTTTTCTACTTGGTCCGATGACCTCATGATTTCACTCCTTTCCCTCTAAAAGAAAGAGATGGTACATTGCTTAATTTAGGGGTTGTCGCTTATGGAATACTTTAATCATGATAGAATGGGAGAAAAAGGACCAATTAAACTTAATTTTTTGAGTACCAATTGTGAAAGGAGGATTCTATGCTTTGGATCTATATTGACCGTTCTTTAAATATCGCCTTGAAAAAGCAAGTCTATGAACAAATCCGCACCCGAATTTTACAGGGGGAGTTAACAGCGGGGTATCGTCTTCCTCCTAGCCGGGAATTAGCAGACCAATTATGTGTATCACGTAATGTAATTGTGGAAGCTTATGAACAGTTGCTTGCAGAAGGGTATGTGGAAGGAAAGCAAGGTTCAGGGACATATGTTGCTCAAGGGGTTTATCTAGAATATGATCTGAAGGAAAAGCCAGTATCATTTTGGGAAATCGAGAGTAAGAAAGAAGAAGATCAAGATCGAATCGATTTTCGTTCGGGTATTCCTGCCTTAAACCAATTTCCTAAAAAGGAATGGAGTAAATTGGCTAAAGAGGTGTGTGAAGAAGCTACAGATTCTATTTTTGGCTATGACAATCCCGAAGGGCGCTACGAACTTCGACATGTTCTATCCCGTTATCTAAAAAGAACCCGAGGTGTTCATTGCCATCCTGATCAATTGGTAATCACCTCAGGGGCGACACAGGCATTATCATTGATTGCCAACATGTTTCTCTCTTCTAATAAAACGGTTGTAATCGAAGATCCCATTACTTATGAGATCCAGACCATATTCTCCTCAACGGGTGCCAATCTCTGTCCCATTCCTGTGGATCAAAACGGTATACGAACTGATCTTATCCCGGTGGACCGAAAGCCTGGGTTTATCTTTGTTACACCTTCCCATCAATTTCCCTTGGGAAGCATCCTACCAATCCAGCGTCGAATTCAACTCATTCAGTTTGCACGAAAGTTTGATACCTACATCGTTGAAGACGACTATGACAGCGAATTTCGGTATGGAGGAGAACCTATCAGTTCACTCCAGGGGTTGGACCCTGAAAGAGTCATATATATCGGTAGCTTTAGCAAGATTCTATCACCTGCTTTGAGGATCGGTTATCTGATTCTTCCTGCGATCCTTACTCAACGGTGTCGGCAACTCAAATGGCATTTTGACCTGCACACCCCGTCCTTGGATCAGAGTGCTCTGGCCCGGTTTATTCACAACGGAAGTTTAGACCGTCATATTCGGAGAATGCGGAAGTTATACCTCCGACGAAGAAAAAGCTTACATTCCTGCTTGCAAGAATCATTTGGCGATCACGTATCCATTTCCGGGGATGCAACAGGTCTTCACCTAATCGCAGAGTTCGATAATGTGGAGTTCAATGAAAGCCTTTTAAGGGATATCCTCCAACACAAGGTGAAAATATATCCCGTCGAACATCATGCCATCCAGAAAGGACACCATCGGAACAAAATTATTTTGGGTTATGGTAACCTCACAGAGGAACAAATTCAAGAAGGTGTTTATCGAATGAAACAAGCATTAAAAAATGTTTGCACCATCTGATTGGATGAACAAAACACCTTTAGAGTGATTATAATAAATTTAAACCAGTTTGCAATACAAACAAACTCATGATTAAAAAAGGAATATACATGTATAAACCTGAAACGATGAAATTGGCAGGGGGGATCGCAACATTGGCTTAATTGTTGAACTTAACAAGTTCCTTGGTATCGTCAAATCCTTCAAAGTCTTGCAAGGCTCCTATCCTATAATAAAATACGGAGAAGGAGAGTAGATTGGAAGGTAAATAAAAAAACTGTTTTCTAGTGAATTCGCAAGTGAAGTCGTTGACGGTTTGTATATGCTTGACAATGACGGAGTCGATTTAATGGCTGACGTACAAGCGAGCCGTACCGAACTAGACACCATTGTGCAAAAAGCGGTAGAGTGGACCAATGCAGGCGGACCTCTTTTAAAAGGGGTGAATATTCAAGGCGTAATGTCGCATTTCGAAGAGATGACGTTACATAAGGAAGCGCCAGACGTGGATATGGCTCATTTGGAGCGTGGAGATGACCGTTCGTTGAAAAGCTGCTTGGAATGCAGCAAGTAATTTTGGGAATGAGGTCAAAGAAAGGGCAAAGAACTTACTATCAGGTGGCGCCAAAGCGTTCGGATGCCTGTTGGTTAATGTAGGTGATAGGGGGATCTCCCCTTCCCTATATTTACTGCTAGGTTTCTTATTATGTAATGAAATTGTGGAATTGAGGTGCAAAATTGTGGTATATGTTAATCCTTCTCTTGATACATACGAAAAAAAGGAAAGTTTTCTCTCTACTTATAGTGGGTATCACTTTTTTTTCGGGGTGTTGGTTCATCTCTATAGTATTCCCAATATCTTTTTTGTGTACATAAATGACACATCCCGTTTGTTTGCCATTTTGCTGTGGGGAAGTTATTTTATTGTGAGTGCTATTTCTGCATATGTATACTATCGCTTTCCAGACAATATTCGTTTGGGAACATACTCACTTGTATTCACTGCAGGTTTATGGTCAATGGTGGCGATCAATTTATATGGGATACAGGCGTTGGTGGATCAACCATTTTACCAAGAGCTTTATATCGATCTTCTATGGATTCAATTGTTGTTCATTTTATTTTCATGGATCAAGTGGATCCCAGTTCGTACACGAGAAAGAATAGCCCGTATCGTAACCATTATCCTTGGCGCGTTTTTTATGTTTCATTTGTTGGGGATTTTTGCTTCTACCAAAGGCATGGGGATTTATGCATTTTTGTTTGGGAAAGAAGTTGCAGTGGCCCTCATATGGCCAGGCATCGCCCTTTTTTTCTCTGGATTTTGGACACGTCTGATTATGGCCGGAGGTATAGACTTAGACATTACGCCAGAAGAGCGGGCTCGAAGGATGGCAGAAGAGAAAGCACGTGAAGAGGCGCAGAAAAGAAAACCATCAGAAGAAATGCTGTCAAGTGGACGTTACTTGGAGTATGGAGAGTTGGATTATTACATTGCAGAGGGAATAAGCAGTTATCGGGAAAAGGGATCGAAGACGTTTGAAGATGTAGAGTTTTTATATGTAGAGAATGGTGTCCGTTATTTTAATCGCTTGGATTGGACTCCGACAAAAGAAATGATTTTGTACAAAGAGAACGGGCAATGGTACTGTCAGACAACTGGGCAAGAACCTGAACGAGTGTTGTTGCCAGAGCATTTAGAAGAGAAAAAGGAAGAATTTGAAATCGATAAACATGAGTATTTGGAACAAGCGATTGAATACAGACGTATAGTCCCGTACTTTGTAGAGATTCCGAGTGATATTGATGAGTCCAAGATTGACAGGGGTGAATAAACTGTATTTTTGAAAAAGCTATCAGTTTTGTAAAACCGAAGCCATCGCTGTGTATTGATAAAGATGGGATTGATGAAAATGGTTCTTTTATTGGTGTCGGCCAAATCCGTTGGGATGAAATTGAACGGATTGTGATTTATTCGATGATGGGGCAAAAGATGATGGGCATCTTTAGAGTGACTATATTAATTTAAACCAGTCTGTAATACAAACAAACTCATGATTAAAAAAGGAACATACAAGTATAAACCTGAAACGATGAAATTGGCAGGGTGATCGCAACAAGAAGGCCATCACTCACTTACAAAATGGTATTAAGGGAAGTTATCTTAATAACTCAACAAATCCCTCAGTATCGTCAAATTTGCTAAAGTCTTGTAAGGCTCCTGTTCTATACTAAAATACGGAGCAGGAGAGTGGATTGGAGGGTTAATAAATAAAGAACACACAATTAAATGACAGTTTTCTATCAGGTATCATTGAGCGGACTTGAAATTCATCATGGGGGAAGGATCTTTATGGATGTGATGAACCTTTTTTACTTTGCAGGCCTTTCAATGGTACTGACATTCATGCCTGGACCGGATATTCTGTTTGTTATCACCCAAAGCATTACTGGCAATTGGAAAGATGGGATGGTTGTCGCCATAGGATTATGTACCGGATTGGTCGTCCACACGATGGCAGCAGCCCTGGGTGTATCGGCTATCCTGCATCATTCATCCCTTGCTTTTCAAACGCTGAAAATTGCAGGAGCGGTTTATCTCTTTTATCTAGCCTGGCAAGCTTTACGGGAAGCGGGATCTTCCCATGATGCAGATGGTTCTGGCAGAACTGTTGGATCTCAGTCCTTACTGGGACTGTATCAGAAGGGAATTTTGATGAATCTTCTCAACCCAAAAGTTTCACTTTTCTTTCTGGCTTTTCTGCCGCAATTTATTTCTCCGGGATCGACTTCGGTTCATCTCCAGATGGTTATTCTCGGTTTGATTTTCATATTACAGGCCGTGTTGGTGTTTTCAGTTGTTTCTTTGATTGCTCATCGACTGGGTCGTATCTTTATGAAGAATGCGACTGTCTCCAGATGGGTGAATCGGGGGAAAGCGGGAATTTACGTGGCGCTGGGAGCAAAGTTATTTATGATGGACAACAAGTGAAAGAAATAAAGAACGCGTTTGTGGCTGGTTCCACACATTTATATAACAACTTGCAATACCTTAAAAAACGATGACTAAATGTTTATCCAGTAAAGTTCCCACAATCTGCGTGGGAGCTTTACTTCTTTATACCATTGATTGCGCCATACCTGATAATTTGACCCTCTTCTGATTTCTTGATTTCCTTCTTTTGTGTGACATATAATGTAGGTAATCTAACATATGTTCTCGGTTTTATGAGATGTTTCCGCGCAGTGGGGAACTACTGGGTGGTTTTTTTATCGTCGGAAATGGGAAGGAAGATACCATGCATATTGCTTTGATCGCTCATGACCAAAAGAAAGAAGAGATGATCCGGTTTACAATAGCCTATCGTGATCTGTTAAAAGAACATACACTTTATGCTACCGGAACGACTGGCTTACGTGTTTCAGAAGCGACAGGGTTAACGGTAAAACGCTTTTTATCCGGTCCCTTGGGTGGCGATCAACAAATCGGTTCACTATTGGCGGAAAACCGACTGGACTGTTTGATCTTTTTGCGGGATCCCTTAACACCTCAACCTCACGAGCCGGATATTTTGGCTCTTTTAAGGTTGGCAGATGTTCATCGTGTACCGGTAGCCACCAACATCGCTTCCGCAGAGATTCTCATTCGATCGGTTCCCCAGGGAGACTGGATGTGGAGAGAAATAAAACGAAATCGCTTGGGCAATCAGGAAGGGGAGAGATGAGGAGATGGAGCAAGTAGATATACTGGCATTTGGAGCACACCCGGATGATGTAGAGATTGGCGCTTCGGGAATCATCGCCTCTCATGCCGCAAAAGGATTTCAGACTGCAATTTGTGACTTGACCAATGGTGAACTATCTTCCAACGGAGATGTGAATATCCGAAGGAGAGAAGCGGATAAAGCCGGAAAAATCCTGAATCTATCCGCTCGTTATCGGCTGGATTTTCCCGACAGGGGTCTGACTGGAAGCTCTGATCAGATCAATGAGATGGCTCTCCTTATTCGTAAATTGAAACCCCGTATTGTACTGGCTCCTTACTGGAAAGATCGCCATCCGGATCATGGAGCGTGCAGCCGAATGGCCAAGGAAGCAGTATTTGATGCGGCCATCCGCAAAAAGGCAAAGGGTGAATCACCGCACCGGGTGGAATCTCTTTATTATTACTTTATCAATCAGATAGACGAAGCTGATCTCATCGTGGACATCAGTCATGTATATAGCCAAAAAAAAGAAGCCATTCTGGCTTTTGAAAGTCAATTTGTTCCTGGTCTCAACAGAGTTGACACCCCCTTAAACCGACCGTCCTACCTTTCCATGGTGGAAGGTCGTGACCAACTGTGGGGACACCAGATTGGAACACAATACGGTGAAGGGTTGGTCGCAGAACAACCCTTGTCTGTCAACTCTCTTATCTAATCAGGAAAGGAGGATCCTCTGTCATGCGAATCGGTATCACGTGTTATCCCAGTCATGGCGGCTCTGGTGTGGTTGCGACGGAACTGGGTAAAGTTATGGCGGATCGGGGCCATCAGGTTCATTTTATTACTTACGATATGCCGTTTCGCCTGGGCCGCTTTCATCACAATATTCATTATCATGAAGTGGAAGCCAATCGCTATGCAGTGTTTCGGTATCCTCCCTATGATCTTGCCCTGGCAAGCCGGATGGCTCAAGTAGCCCAAGTTCATCAGTTGGACCTGCTTCATGTTCATTATGCGGTTCCTCACGCGATTTGCGCTTATTTGGCCAAACAGATGTTGGGTGGGTCACTTAAAGTGGTGACTACCCTTCACGGTACGGATATTACAGTATTGGGGGATGACCCGTCGCTGAAAAACATCATTTGCTTCGGTATCAACCAAAGTGATGCGGTAACCGCTGTTTCTGACAGCCTTATTCAGCAGACAACGGAACTTTTCCCCATAAACAGACCCTTAAAGCGTATCTATAACTTCGTCGATCCCCAAGTATATAAACCCTTGGATGTATCGGATCTTCGTCGTAAATATGCCACAGAGGGAGAGAAAATCCTGCTTCATATTTCTAACTTCCGCAGTGTTAAACGAGTGCCTGACGTCGTTCGCATATTTGAAAAGGTACAACGCCATATCCCTTCACGGCTTATCCTGGTGGGGGAAGGGCCGGATTGGTCCAAGGCAGAACAGATTTCTCAAGAAGCCGGCTTACAATCCAAAGTGACATTTATGGGGAAACAGGATGAAGTGGCACGTCTGATCTCTTTAGCGGACTTATTGATTCTCCCCTCTGAAAAAGAAAGTTTTGGCTTGGTCGCTTTGGAGGCAATGGCTTGCGGTGTACCTACTGTCGGTTCTGCCGCCGGCGGCTTGCCGGAAGTCGTTGCCCATGGAGAGACCGGGTATCTGGCACCCATTGGTGATGTAGAAGCAATGGCTCGTTTTGCGGTTCAGTTACTTTCCAACCCGGAGGAATATCGTCGCTTCTCATCAAAGGGATTACAGCTGGCAAGAGAACGATTCGGCGCTGATCGAATCGCAGATGAATATGAGTTATTGTATCAAGAAGTGATTGAGGGAGCTTATACCAATGAACCGGGAAGCCAAGGCTGCGTATGAAGTTTTATGTGTATTGGAAGATGCCGGGTTTCAGGCATACTGGGTAGGAGGATGTGTTCGAGATCGGCTGTTGGGGAAGATACCCGTCGATTATGATATTACAACAAATGCAACCCCAGACCAGGTCCAATCACTGTTCTCCCGCACGGTTGCTACTGGCCTCAAACACGGGACAGTGACTGTCTTATGGAAGGACTGTATGATAGAAGTAACAACCTTTCGCAAAGAACACGACTATACAGATTATCGCAGACCTGAAAAAGTGGAATATGTAGGGGATCTGGAAACTGATCTGGCTCGACGGGACTTTACCATCAATGCCATGGCAGAGGATCGTCATCACCGTCTGTACGATCCCTACCAGGGGAAGAATGATTTACAGCAACGTCGGATTCGTGCTGTAGGAGATCCGAAAAAACGATTTACCGAAGATGCCCTCCGGATTGTCAGGGGAATTCGATTTGCCGCACAATTGGGCTTCCATATCGATGGGAATACACAAACGGCGATTGCTTCAACACGATCACTGCTATCTTATTTGTCAGTGGAACGAATCACGGATGAACTGGAGAAAGTTTGGAAAGCTGAACATCCATCCCAGGCGATTCACTTGATGTGGAAACATCAGCTGTTTTCCTGTCTTCCCCCATTCTGTCAGTGGAAGGATCTCCCTGGGACTCCGACGATTCCGGAGACAGTCTTTGATACAGTGAGCAGCAGAGAGGAACGGTGGGCTTTCCTTCTGCTGCAATGCGGGACCACATCGGAACAATCCTATTCTCGTCTTCAACAGTTGCGCCTATCCCGTGATGATAGCCAAAGGATCCACACAGTGATACAACTGGCATGCCAATGGACCTCGGAAATCGATGAAGATTCGGGGAAACGGCTTATGTTAACCCATGGATTGGAACTCGTATTAAAAGGGTTTCAAGTTTCCTGCCGGCTAAAGCCCATGAAGCACCACACACCTGCTCAGCTTCGGCAGTGGTGGGAGGAAATGCCGGTTAAAAGAATGGAAGACCTGCCTATCAATGGGGCGGACTTGTTGCAAGCAACGGGTCAATTTCCAGGTCCCTGGGTAGGACAAGTACTTCGCTATTTATTGGAAGAGACGGCTCTAGGCCGTCTTTCCTGTGATCCTGTGACTTTATTGGAGAAGGGGTGCCAGATGATTGGGAAGTCCGATTCGTGAGAAATTGTTAACGTTACTGGTGAATCGGGGAGAGGAATATCTGTCCGGTGAAGAAATCAGTCAACAACTCCAGTGTAGTCGTACAGCAATCTGGAAACATATGCAGGAACTCCGCAAAGAAGGATA is part of the Kroppenstedtia pulmonis genome and harbors:
- the bshA gene encoding N-acetyl-alpha-D-glucosaminyl L-malate synthase BshA, whose translation is MRIGITCYPSHGGSGVVATELGKVMADRGHQVHFITYDMPFRLGRFHHNIHYHEVEANRYAVFRYPPYDLALASRMAQVAQVHQLDLLHVHYAVPHAICAYLAKQMLGGSLKVVTTLHGTDITVLGDDPSLKNIICFGINQSDAVTAVSDSLIQQTTELFPINRPLKRIYNFVDPQVYKPLDVSDLRRKYATEGEKILLHISNFRSVKRVPDVVRIFEKVQRHIPSRLILVGEGPDWSKAEQISQEAGLQSKVTFMGKQDEVARLISLADLLILPSEKESFGLVALEAMACGVPTVGSAAGGLPEVVAHGETGYLAPIGDVEAMARFAVQLLSNPEEYRRFSSKGLQLARERFGADRIADEYELLYQEVIEGAYTNEPGSQGCV
- a CDS encoding formylglycine-generating enzyme family protein gives rise to the protein MEKQLAEQLKGMILIPAGEFMRGSKHSPDEQPIRQVKMSAFAIDRTPVTNKEFRMFMEDGGYENPDFWTSEGWDYLRTSELRQPNYWKDEHFNQEDQPVTGVSWWEALAYARYIGKTLPTEAQWEYACKGTDGRKYPWGNEEPTPDFANYAVDCDPFDLNRSASSVFAHPKNVSFFGCMDMSGNMAEWCLDNASIHYKWDPSGIDPVYITKESEDHIVRGGCGLHNEDFLRCTSRDYYPPTMRDNLVGFRCVINDLEGIKP
- a CDS encoding LysE family translocator, which codes for MDVMNLFYFAGLSMVLTFMPGPDILFVITQSITGNWKDGMVVAIGLCTGLVVHTMAAALGVSAILHHSSLAFQTLKIAGAVYLFYLAWQALREAGSSHDADGSGRTVGSQSLLGLYQKGILMNLLNPKVSLFFLAFLPQFISPGSTSVHLQMVILGLIFILQAVLVFSVVSLIAHRLGRIFMKNATVSRWVNRGKAGIYVALGAKLFMMDNK
- a CDS encoding PLP-dependent aminotransferase family protein, which encodes MLWIYIDRSLNIALKKQVYEQIRTRILQGELTAGYRLPPSRELADQLCVSRNVIVEAYEQLLAEGYVEGKQGSGTYVAQGVYLEYDLKEKPVSFWEIESKKEEDQDRIDFRSGIPALNQFPKKEWSKLAKEVCEEATDSIFGYDNPEGRYELRHVLSRYLKRTRGVHCHPDQLVITSGATQALSLIANMFLSSNKTVVIEDPITYEIQTIFSSTGANLCPIPVDQNGIRTDLIPVDRKPGFIFVTPSHQFPLGSILPIQRRIQLIQFARKFDTYIVEDDYDSEFRYGGEPISSLQGLDPERVIYIGSFSKILSPALRIGYLILPAILTQRCRQLKWHFDLHTPSLDQSALARFIHNGSLDRHIRRMRKLYLRRRKSLHSCLQESFGDHVSISGDATGLHLIAEFDNVEFNESLLRDILQHKVKIYPVEHHAIQKGHHRNKIILGYGNLTEEQIQEGVYRMKQALKNVCTI
- the bshB1 gene encoding bacillithiol biosynthesis deacetylase BshB1, which encodes MEQVDILAFGAHPDDVEIGASGIIASHAAKGFQTAICDLTNGELSSNGDVNIRRREADKAGKILNLSARYRLDFPDRGLTGSSDQINEMALLIRKLKPRIVLAPYWKDRHPDHGACSRMAKEAVFDAAIRKKAKGESPHRVESLYYYFINQIDEADLIVDISHVYSQKKEAILAFESQFVPGLNRVDTPLNRPSYLSMVEGRDQLWGHQIGTQYGEGLVAEQPLSVNSLI
- a CDS encoding DUF2000 domain-containing protein, translated to MESKCVMVVDSDLPMGLIANTTAVLALTLGSKVEGIIGPEVYDADGSSHEGITTMPIPILKGDKVKIKELRDTISTDYPDLLLIDFSNAAQTTKNYEDYTHKIAQFLRDDLEYLGIAIYGDKKKVNKLTGSMGLLR
- the mgsA gene encoding methylglyoxal synthase, encoding MHIALIAHDQKKEEMIRFTIAYRDLLKEHTLYATGTTGLRVSEATGLTVKRFLSGPLGGDQQIGSLLAENRLDCLIFLRDPLTPQPHEPDILALLRLADVHRVPVATNIASAEILIRSVPQGDWMWREIKRNRLGNQEGER
- a CDS encoding CCA tRNA nucleotidyltransferase, whose product is MNREAKAAYEVLCVLEDAGFQAYWVGGCVRDRLLGKIPVDYDITTNATPDQVQSLFSRTVATGLKHGTVTVLWKDCMIEVTTFRKEHDYTDYRRPEKVEYVGDLETDLARRDFTINAMAEDRHHRLYDPYQGKNDLQQRRIRAVGDPKKRFTEDALRIVRGIRFAAQLGFHIDGNTQTAIASTRSLLSYLSVERITDELEKVWKAEHPSQAIHLMWKHQLFSCLPPFCQWKDLPGTPTIPETVFDTVSSREERWAFLLLQCGTTSEQSYSRLQQLRLSRDDSQRIHTVIQLACQWTSEIDEDSGKRLMLTHGLELVLKGFQVSCRLKPMKHHTPAQLRQWWEEMPVKRMEDLPINGADLLQATGQFPGPWVGQVLRYLLEETALGRLSCDPVTLLEKGCQMIGKSDS
- a CDS encoding bacilysin biosynthesis protein BacA, whose protein sequence is MRSSDQVEKEWDLSTVYTQQLQILIQHIKIFSTIKIATLGPKGTSSEAAAQYLISQLSDKWREYTLFPTYEEAFEDLVSGHSNLLIVANAYQGIDKFYMSTEVRFLLSFVFQTPLYGVAANSRNLGPDNLPLKIATHHAPSSLIPWFLPDITNKYEIIHTQSTSEAAFKVHKGEADLCVTTANACRVYDLEFISRTRPIVMLWSVFVPGSPNLS
- a CDS encoding molybdopterin-dependent oxidoreductase, with protein sequence MNKILKTPNIDKKPSSLRYYQEGPPTSVNLQTWRLTVSGKVKQELDLSFNEILRLPQIEESRRMVCVCNWSIRRTWKGILLSTVIEMAGVSNPENYYLKQTSIGTKEKGVYQSTIPLSDALTRRAMLIHTVDGEPLPLEQGYPLRLFDFGLYGYKSVKGLRFLEVTDQFDIGEWERRAGYNKDGVIRPKKYWMVDLKKWNFVKEPGEVTDL